One genomic region from Candidatus Bathyarchaeia archaeon encodes:
- a CDS encoding DHH family phosphoesterase, producing the protein MPLILIVHYIVMEMGVDEKQTAKFFESVSDAAQTILDAVKGGGSIHVFSHLDADGVAAAGIVGKALYRLDARFRIRITQWVDEKLVAEILQEKPQMVIFTDLGSDYANLLRQKTKDVTVAVLDHHQLGGELSGDFPCVNPHLFGIDGARDISSAGVAYFVARAIDKANTDLAPIAVVGALGDLQDKYDQRMLGGLNEKIVEDAKSQGLLTVEKDLIFFGRETRPIHKTLASTTNPFIPGISGEEDKSLAFLASIDIKPKHGDKWRALRDLSEDEKRRLCSALAEYMLSKGLHYEISNLIGHVYILSKEEPWTPLRDGREFAVLLNAAGRMDKPGVGVAVCMGDRGAALEEASRILEEYRRTINRYLGWIMEKPERIREMENIYIVYGEDFIDDKIVGAISSILTTSLPNPEKPLIAYADVKEEGIVKVSARTIDTVAYKGVNLGEVMQVAAEKCLGKGGGHNVAAGAQVPIENVETFIKLVNELVGKQLVGEKIGS; encoded by the coding sequence TTGCCCTTAATTCTAATCGTGCATTACATTGTGATGGAAATGGGAGTGGACGAAAAACAAACTGCAAAATTCTTCGAGAGCGTTTCTGATGCTGCCCAAACAATTTTGGATGCTGTTAAAGGGGGTGGTTCCATTCATGTTTTCTCGCATTTGGATGCTGACGGCGTCGCTGCCGCTGGCATTGTTGGAAAAGCCCTTTACAGACTTGACGCCAGATTCCGCATTAGAATAACTCAGTGGGTTGACGAAAAACTGGTGGCAGAAATACTACAAGAAAAGCCTCAAATGGTTATTTTTACAGACCTTGGAAGTGATTATGCAAATTTGCTCAGACAAAAAACCAAAGACGTAACGGTCGCTGTTTTAGACCACCACCAGCTTGGCGGAGAACTGAGCGGCGATTTTCCATGTGTTAACCCCCACTTGTTCGGCATTGATGGAGCGCGAGACATTAGCAGCGCCGGAGTAGCCTACTTCGTGGCTAGAGCAATTGATAAGGCGAATACGGATTTGGCTCCAATAGCCGTTGTTGGGGCGCTTGGAGACCTACAAGACAAATATGACCAAAGAATGCTTGGAGGGCTCAACGAGAAAATAGTTGAAGACGCGAAAAGCCAAGGGTTGCTGACTGTTGAGAAGGACTTGATATTTTTCGGTAGGGAAACCCGCCCAATCCACAAAACCTTGGCGTCTACAACAAACCCGTTTATTCCGGGCATAAGTGGAGAAGAAGATAAAAGTTTGGCATTTTTGGCAAGTATTGACATAAAGCCGAAGCATGGCGATAAGTGGCGAGCTTTAAGAGATCTTTCAGAGGACGAAAAGCGAAGGCTCTGCTCAGCACTGGCAGAGTACATGCTCTCAAAGGGACTGCATTATGAAATATCAAACCTTATAGGACATGTCTACATTCTCAGCAAGGAGGAGCCTTGGACACCGCTTAGGGATGGGAGAGAGTTTGCTGTTCTGCTTAACGCTGCTGGTCGCATGGATAAGCCTGGCGTTGGCGTTGCGGTTTGCATGGGTGATAGAGGAGCTGCCCTAGAAGAAGCCAGCAGAATCCTTGAGGAGTACAGGCGGACAATTAATAGGTATTTGGGCTGGATTATGGAGAAGCCTGAAAGGATAAGGGAGATGGAAAACATTTACATTGTTTACGGTGAGGATTTTATAGATGACAAGATTGTTGGGGCAATCTCGTCAATTCTTACAACGAGCCTCCCAAACCCAGAGAAACCATTAATAGCTTACGCAGACGTCAAGGAAGAGGGAATCGTAAAGGTTTCTGCAAGAACCATAGACACAGTAGCCTACAAAGGCGTAAATCTTGGCGAGGTTATGCAAGTGGCGGCTGAAAAATGCCTAGGAAAAGGTGGAGGTCATAATGTGGCCGCCGGTGCCCAAGTTCCAATAGAAAATGTGGAAACTTTCATAAAACTTGTCAACGAACTTGTTGGGAAGCAGCTAGTTGGGGAGAAGATTGGAAGCTGA
- a CDS encoding KEOPS complex subunit Pcc1, with the protein MGRRLEAEITISYDDVESAGAVAKAVSPDNFKAPLGLSIETKREGRDVITHIKCRGKLQTFIATIDDLLFAISLAEKTLKTARKLE; encoded by the coding sequence TTGGGGAGAAGATTGGAAGCTGAAATCACAATTAGTTATGATGATGTTGAAAGCGCCGGGGCGGTTGCGAAAGCTGTTTCTCCGGACAACTTTAAAGCGCCGCTCGGCCTGTCTATTGAAACAAAGAGGGAAGGCAGAGATGTTATTACGCACATAAAATGTAGGGGGAAGCTTCAAACTTTTATTGCAACGATTGACGATTTGCTTTTTGCCATTTCATTGGCGGAGAAAACTCTAAAAACTGCGCGGAAACTTGAATAG
- the serS gene encoding serine--tRNA ligase has product MLDIKLIREKPEFVRENLQRRGEPEFLRMLDELIECDKLWRQHLTRLNDLRRERNRITMEIASLKKKGMDTAAVVLRAKEIDKEIANLEQLVGEYEEKIRHYLMRLPNLLHDSVPIGKDEHDNVTVRTWGEIPRFNFPVKDHIELGLSLDIMDIERAGKIAGARFFYLKGEGVLLDIALLNFALEEMVKKGYTPIEPPFMMRRKPYEGVTALSDFEDSLYKIEDEDLYLIATSEHPMAAMFMDEVLKAEDLPIKFVGISPNFRKEAGAHGKDTRGIFRTHQFNKVEQFIFCKPEDSWKFHEELIRNAEELVQKLGLPYRVVNVCTGDIGTVAAKKYDIEVWMPAQNAYREIISCSNCTDYQARRLNIRYREKEGEPPKGFVHTLNSTALATGRTIVAILENYQQADGSVVIPEVLRKYMGGLEKIEPKR; this is encoded by the coding sequence ATGCTGGACATAAAGTTAATTCGAGAAAAACCTGAATTTGTAAGAGAAAACTTGCAGAGAAGAGGCGAGCCTGAATTTTTAAGAATGCTTGATGAGCTGATCGAATGCGATAAGCTTTGGCGCCAGCACTTAACAAGGCTTAATGACTTGCGACGAGAGAGAAACCGCATAACAATGGAAATTGCATCTTTAAAAAAGAAGGGAATGGACACTGCTGCGGTGGTACTCAGGGCTAAGGAAATAGACAAGGAAATAGCAAACTTGGAGCAGTTGGTCGGCGAATACGAGGAGAAAATTCGCCACTATCTTATGAGGCTTCCAAACCTCTTGCACGATTCTGTTCCGATAGGTAAGGATGAACATGACAATGTTACCGTGAGAACATGGGGGGAAATACCACGCTTCAACTTTCCAGTTAAAGATCATATTGAGCTTGGTTTAAGTCTGGACATAATGGACATTGAAAGGGCTGGAAAAATTGCTGGGGCGAGATTCTTTTACCTTAAAGGTGAAGGCGTCCTGCTTGACATTGCCTTGTTGAACTTTGCACTTGAGGAGATGGTTAAGAAGGGTTACACTCCCATAGAACCGCCCTTTATGATGAGACGTAAACCTTATGAGGGAGTCACAGCCCTCAGCGACTTCGAAGACAGCCTCTACAAAATTGAAGATGAAGACCTATACTTGATCGCAACTTCTGAGCATCCGATGGCGGCAATGTTTATGGACGAAGTTTTGAAAGCTGAAGATTTGCCCATAAAATTTGTTGGTATAAGCCCAAACTTCAGAAAGGAGGCGGGTGCTCATGGCAAAGACACCCGTGGGATTTTCCGCACCCATCAGTTCAACAAGGTTGAGCAGTTCATATTCTGCAAACCAGAAGACTCATGGAAGTTCCATGAAGAGCTCATCAGAAACGCTGAAGAACTTGTCCAAAAACTCGGCTTGCCATACCGCGTTGTGAACGTCTGCACTGGCGACATTGGAACTGTTGCCGCCAAAAAATATGATATTGAGGTTTGGATGCCGGCGCAAAACGCCTACAGAGAGATAATTTCATGCAGCAACTGCACTGATTATCAAGCTAGGCGATTAAATATTAGGTATAGGGAAAAAGAAGGTGAGCCGCCAAAAGGTTTTGTGCATACACTTAACTCCACAGCCCTAGCCACTGGAAGAACCATTGTGGCTATACTGGAAAACTATCAGCAAGCGGATGGTTCAGTGGTTATTCCAGAAGTTTTAAGAAAGTATATGGGCGGCTTGGAAAAGATAGAGCCGAAAAGGTAA
- a CDS encoding 30S ribosomal protein S3ae, translated as MSTKKVRDKWRSKTWYIVVAPPYFGNVELGAIPADEPQKLVGRVMEATLYDITGDFSHQYLKLYFQITQVEGKTARTMFKGHEYSRDYLRSLVRRRTTKVDGIFNVSTKDGYRFRVAVCAFTLTRIKTSQEHAIRKIMAKIVEEKSAALTMDQFVQEMVLGKIASDIYNEARKIVPLRHVGVRKSKLLTQVAQMQAIQTPLQRVEGQS; from the coding sequence TTGTCCACTAAAAAAGTAAGGGATAAGTGGCGAAGCAAAACATGGTATATAGTGGTTGCTCCGCCCTACTTTGGAAATGTGGAGTTAGGCGCAATACCAGCAGACGAGCCCCAAAAACTCGTTGGAAGAGTTATGGAGGCAACCCTTTACGATATTACAGGCGACTTTTCCCACCAATACTTGAAATTGTACTTTCAAATAACACAAGTGGAGGGCAAAACAGCCCGCACCATGTTTAAGGGACACGAATACTCGAGGGACTACCTTAGAAGCCTTGTGAGACGAAGAACAACGAAGGTTGATGGAATCTTCAACGTTTCAACAAAAGACGGATACAGATTTAGAGTAGCGGTCTGCGCATTCACCCTTACAAGGATAAAGACCTCACAAGAGCATGCCATACGCAAAATTATGGCGAAAATAGTTGAGGAGAAAAGCGCCGCCCTAACAATGGACCAGTTCGTCCAAGAAATGGTCTTAGGAAAGATTGCATCAGACATCTACAACGAAGCAAGAAAAATTGTCCCACTACGCCATGTTGGCGTCAGAAAATCTAAGCTTCTAACGCAAGTGGCTCAAATGCAGGCAATACAAACGCCGCTGCAAAGAGTTGAGGGGCAAAGTTAA
- a CDS encoding 2-oxoacid:ferredoxin oxidoreductase subunit gamma, with amino-acid sequence MRVEIRFAGFGGQGIIKSGIMVAMAACIYGGKHAVQTQSYGPESRGGACRSEVVIADDEIDFPKVTEPDILVAMSQHAYNEYVETVKKGGTIILDPDMIPKERELEGVKVFRVPATRMAEELGRRIVANVVMLGAFAAITHIVDKEALKESIKANVPKGTEELNLKAFEMGYEYGKKVVKS; translated from the coding sequence ATGCGTGTTGAAATTAGATTTGCAGGTTTCGGCGGACAAGGAATAATTAAGTCTGGAATTATGGTGGCTATGGCTGCATGTATATACGGCGGAAAGCATGCTGTGCAAACGCAGTCTTATGGACCTGAGTCGCGGGGCGGAGCATGCCGCTCTGAAGTTGTAATAGCCGACGACGAAATTGACTTTCCAAAGGTTACTGAGCCGGACATTTTAGTGGCGATGTCCCAACACGCTTACAACGAGTATGTGGAAACCGTGAAAAAGGGCGGGACAATAATACTTGACCCAGACATGATTCCTAAAGAAAGGGAACTTGAAGGCGTGAAAGTTTTTCGAGTTCCAGCAACGAGAATGGCTGAAGAGCTTGGAAGAAGAATAGTTGCCAACGTTGTCATGTTGGGAGCTTTTGCGGCAATAACACATATAGTGGACAAAGAAGCTCTGAAAGAGTCGATTAAGGCTAATGTTCCAAAAGGAACTGAGGAACTAAACCTAAAAGCCTTTGAAATGGGCTACGAGTACGGCAAAAAAGTTGTTAAAAGTTAA
- a CDS encoding 2-oxoacid:ferredoxin oxidoreductase subunit beta, with protein sequence MTEAVEQHPLSKYLRAAMMPHIWCSGCGNGIILNAFIQALDELQINLDKLVVVSGIGCIGRAAGYTNVDSFHTTHGRPIAFATGVKLANPELEVVVISGDGDLFAIGGNHFIHAARRNIGIKVICANNFNYGMTGGQVGPTTPLEAFTTTTPYGNIEHPFNLVHLAAAAGATYVARWTTLHVRMLTMSIKKLLQRKGFSFIEVISPCPEIYGRRNRMRTGLEMMEWFKKTAVIANFSDPAKAEINLERIVVGEFVDVQKPTYEELLHNKMAQIMKEGEEG encoded by the coding sequence ATGACGGAAGCTGTTGAACAGCATCCCCTTTCAAAATATTTGAGAGCTGCCATGATGCCCCACATATGGTGTTCAGGATGCGGAAATGGCATAATACTCAACGCCTTTATACAAGCGCTTGACGAGTTGCAAATAAATCTTGACAAGCTCGTTGTCGTTTCTGGAATAGGCTGTATTGGAAGGGCTGCTGGCTATACGAATGTGGATTCTTTTCACACGACCCACGGGCGTCCCATAGCCTTTGCAACTGGTGTCAAACTCGCAAATCCAGAGCTGGAAGTTGTTGTTATAAGCGGTGACGGTGACCTCTTCGCCATAGGGGGAAACCACTTCATCCACGCTGCGCGAAGAAACATTGGAATTAAGGTTATATGCGCCAACAACTTCAACTATGGAATGACCGGTGGACAAGTTGGACCCACAACACCACTAGAGGCTTTCACAACAACAACGCCCTACGGAAACATAGAGCATCCCTTCAATCTAGTTCACTTGGCAGCGGCAGCCGGCGCCACTTATGTAGCTAGATGGACAACCCTTCACGTGCGAATGTTAACAATGTCCATTAAAAAACTTTTACAGAGAAAAGGCTTCTCCTTTATAGAGGTTATATCGCCTTGTCCAGAAATCTATGGACGCCGCAACAGAATGCGAACGGGACTTGAAATGATGGAGTGGTTTAAGAAGACGGCAGTAATTGCCAACTTCTCAGACCCGGCCAAGGCGGAAATAAACCTTGAAAGGATAGTTGTCGGCGAATTTGTAGACGTTCAAAAACCAACCTATGAGGAGCTGCTCCACAATAAAATGGCACAAATAATGAAAGAGGGCGAAGAAGGGTAG
- a CDS encoding 2-oxoacid:acceptor oxidoreductase subunit alpha, with amino-acid sequence MTGEKTVLTGVHFMSGDIACAEGAIAAGCRFFAGYPITPATEIAEHIAARMPKIGGIYIQMEDEIASIAAVIGASYAGLKAMTATSGPGFSLMQENIGLAAMTEAPCVIVDVMRGGPSTGQPTLPGQQDVMQAKWGSHGDYEIIALAPSSAQEMFDLTIEAFNLAETYRVPTLVMADEVVAHMWEKVVIPPAEEIRIVNRKKPDMPPEKYMPFMPDDDLVPPMACFGEGFRFHATGLTHDEYGYPRTQSSEAQMRLVQRLCDKIRKNADKIIRVEEQMLDDAEIVVFAYGIVARAALSAVKKARQQGIKAGLVRPITLWPFPEKHVARAAEKAKAIIVPEMNCGQMVREVERAAKGTHVYHIPKLGEEPHTPMEILEFIRRHSK; translated from the coding sequence ATGACTGGTGAAAAAACGGTCTTAACCGGCGTCCATTTCATGAGCGGCGACATAGCATGCGCAGAAGGCGCCATAGCAGCCGGATGCCGATTCTTTGCTGGATACCCCATAACGCCTGCAACAGAAATAGCCGAGCACATAGCAGCCCGGATGCCAAAAATTGGCGGAATCTACATTCAAATGGAAGACGAAATAGCCTCCATAGCCGCTGTGATAGGCGCGTCCTACGCTGGCTTAAAAGCTATGACAGCTACTTCCGGACCTGGCTTTAGCCTAATGCAGGAGAATATAGGCTTAGCTGCCATGACGGAAGCTCCATGCGTTATTGTTGACGTAATGCGGGGAGGTCCAAGCACTGGACAGCCAACCCTTCCAGGACAGCAGGATGTCATGCAGGCCAAGTGGGGTTCTCATGGCGACTATGAAATTATTGCTTTGGCACCCTCCTCTGCTCAGGAAATGTTTGACTTGACAATTGAGGCTTTTAACTTGGCTGAAACTTATCGTGTTCCAACATTAGTAATGGCTGACGAAGTTGTTGCCCACATGTGGGAAAAAGTGGTGATTCCGCCAGCTGAGGAGATAAGGATAGTTAACCGCAAAAAGCCTGACATGCCGCCAGAAAAGTATATGCCCTTCATGCCCGACGATGACTTGGTTCCACCAATGGCTTGCTTCGGCGAAGGCTTCCGTTTTCATGCAACAGGATTAACCCACGATGAGTATGGCTATCCACGCACCCAAAGCTCAGAGGCTCAAATGAGGCTTGTGCAGAGGCTCTGCGACAAGATAAGAAAGAACGCCGACAAAATAATCCGCGTTGAAGAGCAAATGTTGGACGACGCCGAAATAGTGGTTTTTGCCTATGGAATAGTCGCGCGGGCAGCCCTAAGCGCTGTAAAAAAAGCAAGACAACAAGGCATAAAGGCTGGGCTTGTACGCCCAATAACCCTCTGGCCTTTCCCAGAAAAGCATGTGGCGAGGGCGGCTGAAAAAGCCAAAGCCATAATTGTTCCGGAAATGAACTGTGGACAGATGGTGAGGGAGGTTGAAAGAGCCGCGAAAGGAACGCATGTTTATCATATACCAAAATTGGGTGAAGAGCCGCACACGCCGATGGAGATTCTCGAATTTATAAGGAGGCATAGCAAATGA
- a CDS encoding 4Fe-4S binding protein, which yields MPERLWRTPLDVEKVSRPKAEIHILKDQCKGCGFCIQFCPRKVLEESDEINARGVHPPRVVDEKSCILCSFCTAICPDFAIFVKEKQCKDGC from the coding sequence ATGCCTGAAAGGCTTTGGAGAACCCCACTAGACGTTGAGAAGGTTTCAAGGCCGAAAGCTGAAATCCACATATTAAAAGACCAGTGCAAGGGTTGCGGCTTCTGCATTCAATTCTGTCCCAGAAAGGTTTTAGAGGAATCTGACGAGATTAATGCCAGAGGGGTTCATCCTCCAAGAGTTGTTGATGAAAAAAGCTGCATACTATGTAGCTTCTGCACGGCAATATGCCCAGACTTCGCAATTTTTGTTAAAGAAAAACAATGTAAGGATGGATGTTAG
- the hdrA2 gene encoding CoB-CoM heterodisulfide reductase HdrA2 has translation MAGEEIRIGVYVCHCGLNIAGSVDCKEVAEFASTLPNVVLARDYRYTCSDQGQELIKNDIREYRLNRVVVASCSPRLHEPTFRKVCEEAGLNKYLFEMANIREQCSWVHLHDRKAATEKAKDLVKMAVVKAALLKPAKEIEVPIIRKVLVIGGGVAGIQAALDLADTGYKVYLVEREPSIGGMMARIDKTFPTMDCSICILAPKMSDVGHHPNIELLTNSEVIDVKGYIGNFRVKVLKKPRYVKEDCSACGECSKVCPMTAPNEFDAGLALRHAIYTPFAQAVPSTYIIDMNLCLNKDGVMVCDKCIKACERQAIDFTMKPETVELEVGTIIVATGADVFDPSALPQYGYGKYLNVITSLEFERLINAGGPSGGRLIRPSDMKVPKRVAFIQCVGSRSNRTGRTYCSNVCCMNTIKDSLLIKEHWPETEIYVFYVDIRAYGKGFEDLYKRAKKEGVIFIRGLPAEIIEDKKTRNLWLIGENTLLKEPYKMNFDMVILSVGLEPRKDSEVIQRLLTLSRTQDGFFMEAHPKLRPVDAATGGIFFAGCAEAPKDIKDSVTQASAAAARAGILMAKGKVMVEAITPILDVEKCKACGLCTKVCPYNAITLNKELKRIEIVEAACGGCGTCAAECPSDALTQNHFTDEQIIAQIDAVTEYDADKKIVAFCCNWCAYAGADFAGVSRMQYPPNVRIIRTMCSGRVAPKFVERAFARGAAAVLVAGCHPGDCHYINANYHTQRRVERLWKKMEQNGLRKERLQLLWVSAAEGERFASKIYEMQKIVGSITSEEIEHAKKVFSKAGGA, from the coding sequence ATGGCTGGAGAGGAAATACGTATAGGGGTTTATGTTTGTCACTGCGGTTTGAATATTGCGGGCTCTGTTGATTGTAAAGAAGTTGCAGAGTTCGCTTCCACGCTTCCAAACGTTGTTTTGGCGAGGGATTACCGCTATACATGTTCAGACCAAGGACAGGAACTCATAAAGAATGATATCAGGGAGTATAGGCTTAACCGTGTGGTTGTTGCTTCATGCTCTCCCCGCCTCCACGAACCTACATTCCGAAAAGTGTGCGAGGAGGCCGGGTTAAACAAGTACCTTTTTGAGATGGCTAACATACGGGAACAGTGCAGCTGGGTCCACCTCCATGATAGAAAGGCGGCGACTGAAAAGGCTAAAGACCTTGTGAAAATGGCTGTGGTTAAGGCGGCCTTACTAAAGCCAGCCAAGGAAATTGAAGTGCCGATTATAAGAAAGGTACTTGTAATTGGCGGCGGCGTTGCAGGGATTCAGGCAGCATTGGACCTTGCTGACACTGGTTATAAAGTTTATTTGGTGGAGAGGGAGCCGAGCATCGGCGGTATGATGGCGAGAATAGATAAAACTTTTCCAACAATGGACTGTTCAATATGCATTCTTGCCCCAAAAATGTCTGATGTGGGGCATCATCCAAACATTGAACTATTAACCAACAGTGAAGTTATCGATGTAAAGGGGTATATCGGCAACTTCCGAGTAAAAGTTTTAAAAAAGCCGCGTTATGTGAAGGAAGACTGCTCAGCGTGTGGTGAGTGCTCAAAAGTTTGCCCCATGACAGCGCCGAACGAGTTTGATGCTGGATTAGCCCTAAGACACGCCATTTACACGCCTTTTGCACAAGCAGTTCCATCAACCTACATAATTGACATGAACCTATGCCTAAACAAAGACGGCGTAATGGTATGCGACAAATGCATTAAAGCCTGCGAAAGGCAAGCCATAGACTTCACAATGAAACCTGAAACCGTAGAACTAGAAGTAGGAACGATAATAGTGGCGACGGGAGCAGACGTTTTCGACCCATCCGCGCTTCCTCAGTATGGTTATGGCAAATATTTGAATGTGATTACATCGCTTGAATTTGAAAGGCTAATTAATGCTGGCGGTCCGTCTGGAGGGCGGCTTATTAGGCCTAGCGACATGAAGGTTCCGAAGCGTGTGGCTTTCATACAGTGTGTTGGCTCTCGCTCTAATAGGACTGGACGAACCTACTGCAGCAATGTTTGCTGCATGAACACCATAAAAGATAGCCTCCTCATCAAAGAGCACTGGCCTGAAACTGAAATCTACGTCTTTTACGTTGACATTCGTGCATATGGAAAGGGGTTCGAAGACCTATACAAGAGGGCTAAAAAGGAAGGCGTAATATTCATCAGGGGGCTTCCAGCAGAAATAATTGAGGATAAGAAGACTCGAAACCTTTGGCTCATAGGCGAAAACACGCTCCTAAAAGAGCCTTACAAAATGAACTTTGACATGGTTATTCTATCCGTTGGTCTGGAGCCGCGGAAAGATAGCGAAGTAATACAGCGACTGTTGACCCTTTCAAGGACGCAAGACGGATTTTTCATGGAAGCCCATCCAAAACTCAGACCAGTGGACGCTGCAACTGGAGGCATATTCTTCGCCGGATGCGCTGAAGCTCCAAAGGATATAAAGGACAGCGTAACACAAGCCAGTGCGGCTGCAGCCAGAGCCGGCATACTAATGGCTAAGGGTAAAGTTATGGTTGAGGCCATTACGCCAATTTTAGATGTGGAAAAGTGCAAGGCTTGCGGGCTTTGCACAAAGGTTTGCCCCTACAACGCGATAACTCTTAACAAAGAGCTTAAACGCATTGAAATTGTTGAAGCTGCTTGTGGAGGGTGCGGAACATGTGCTGCAGAGTGCCCATCCGACGCATTAACCCAGAACCACTTCACTGATGAGCAGATAATAGCCCAAATTGACGCCGTTACAGAATATGATGCCGACAAGAAAATTGTAGCTTTCTGCTGCAATTGGTGCGCTTATGCAGGTGCGGATTTCGCCGGAGTCAGTAGGATGCAGTATCCGCCAAACGTCCGAATAATTAGAACTATGTGCTCGGGAAGGGTTGCTCCAAAATTTGTCGAAAGAGCCTTCGCAAGGGGAGCTGCCGCAGTTCTGGTGGCTGGCTGCCACCCAGGAGACTGCCACTACATTAATGCTAACTATCATACTCAAAGACGTGTGGAACGCTTATGGAAGAAGATGGAACAGAACGGTCTACGCAAGGAGAGGCTTCAGCTTTTATGGGTTTCAGCAGCCGAAGGAGAAAGATTTGCCTCAAAAATTTATGAAATGCAAAAAATTGTGGGAAGTATAACTTCAGAGGAAATAGAACATGCCAAAAAAGTTTTTTCAAAAGCTGGAGGAGCTTAA
- a CDS encoding FAD-dependent oxidoreductase, whose amino-acid sequence MSLPNNRRRAELDAGKTVTYKEVLAEYPDTEKIKFCFECGICTASCPMAELLKGEYNPRNILEKIFLNIEEAFVSDEIWLCAWCYRCYRHCPQALKPPEIFLYTRKFAVKAGYRQAFENAILKIVKLSPLPLVTICACFHPERAGLDLSKVIKEAEKLRKEFLEEKKGKIKAEPAKKKVAVIGSGPAGLTVAHDLTLKNYEVTVFEAMKEPGGMLRKCLPAYRLPRELLDMDIQALKDLGVEIKTGVAVGKDVDFSSLWDLGYDAIFVGVGANKGQHLKIEGADLEGVVHALDFLWMFNSGIAPNVRGKRVAIIGGGNVAVDSARTALKHGAREATIFYRRSREEMPANPWEVKEAENEGAKIEFLVSPKRILGGDKRVSAVEFVRMRLGGLDETGRRKPIPIEGSEFVKEADMVVLAIGEVPDLYFLPKEIELNEDGTIWVNPLTMETTLEGVFAGGDSVTGPASIIEAICAGRIAAFSIDSYLKSLGLR is encoded by the coding sequence ATGAGCCTTCCCAATAATAGGAGGCGGGCTGAGTTGGACGCCGGAAAAACTGTGACTTATAAAGAAGTTCTCGCCGAATATCCGGACACGGAGAAAATTAAGTTCTGCTTTGAATGCGGCATATGCACGGCAAGCTGTCCCATGGCAGAACTTCTAAAAGGGGAGTACAACCCGAGAAATATCCTTGAAAAGATTTTTTTAAACATCGAAGAAGCTTTTGTTTCAGATGAGATTTGGCTCTGCGCTTGGTGTTATCGCTGCTATAGGCACTGTCCTCAAGCATTAAAACCGCCAGAAATATTCCTCTACACTCGAAAGTTCGCAGTTAAAGCTGGATATAGACAAGCATTCGAAAATGCCATCCTTAAGATTGTTAAATTATCCCCCCTTCCCTTAGTTACGATTTGTGCCTGTTTTCATCCGGAGCGCGCAGGCTTAGACTTAAGCAAGGTCATAAAAGAAGCTGAAAAACTGAGAAAGGAATTTTTAGAAGAGAAAAAAGGGAAAATTAAGGCGGAACCAGCAAAAAAGAAAGTTGCGGTTATTGGTTCTGGACCTGCGGGGCTCACAGTTGCTCATGATTTAACCTTGAAAAACTATGAAGTTACGGTTTTTGAGGCTATGAAAGAGCCTGGTGGCATGTTGAGGAAGTGTTTGCCAGCCTATCGTCTTCCAAGGGAACTTTTAGACATGGACATACAAGCGTTGAAGGACCTTGGTGTGGAAATAAAGACTGGTGTGGCGGTCGGTAAAGATGTTGATTTTAGCAGTTTATGGGATCTAGGCTATGACGCAATTTTCGTTGGCGTTGGTGCCAATAAAGGGCAGCACTTGAAAATTGAGGGCGCTGATTTAGAAGGGGTAGTGCATGCTCTAGATTTTCTTTGGATGTTTAACTCTGGAATAGCGCCGAATGTTAGGGGTAAACGTGTTGCCATAATTGGCGGTGGAAATGTTGCAGTTGACTCCGCAAGAACAGCCCTTAAACATGGAGCTAGGGAGGCGACTATTTTTTACCGAAGGTCTAGAGAGGAGATGCCCGCAAACCCGTGGGAAGTTAAAGAGGCAGAAAATGAGGGCGCAAAAATTGAGTTTTTAGTCTCTCCGAAGAGAATCTTGGGTGGCGATAAAAGGGTTTCCGCTGTTGAGTTTGTTCGGATGAGGCTAGGCGGGTTAGACGAGACCGGAAGAAGAAAACCGATCCCCATTGAAGGTTCTGAATTTGTTAAAGAGGCGGACATGGTGGTTTTGGCGATAGGCGAAGTCCCAGACCTCTATTTTCTGCCTAAGGAAATTGAATTGAATGAGGACGGAACAATTTGGGTTAACCCGTTAACTATGGAGACAACCCTTGAAGGTGTTTTTGCCGGAGGGGACTCTGTGACCGGTCCAGCCTCAATAATTGAGGCTATATGCGCCGGAAGGATTGCCGCCTTTTCAATTGATAGTTATCTAAAGTCTTTGGGTCTAAGGTGA